The Solicola gregarius DNA window TCGTACGTAGGCTCAACAAGTTCGCGAGAGTGCCCGTGTGTGGGTTGGTTGCCAACTACAACGCGACCGAAGCGCCGCCCGGGCCCGATCGCCTGCCGGGCTTCCTCGGCGCGATCCTCACCCTGAGCCTGACCGTTCGTGGCTTCATCCAGGACGAGTTCGTGCCGACGCGTCATGACGACTTCCTGCGCGAGATGGCCGGATGGCTGCGCGACGGCTCGGTGCGCTACCGCGAAGACATCGTCGAGGGCCTCGAGCAGACCCCCGACGCGTTCCGTGGGCTGTTGGTGGGGCGCAACTTCGGCAAGTTGCTCGTACGCGTCGGCGAAGACCTGACGCGCGAGTGAGGAGCGTCGAATGGACCTGTCGCTGACCGAGGAACAGCAGAGCTTCCGCAGGCTGGCCAGGGAGTTCCTCGACAAGGAGGTCGTGCCACACCGCGCGGCCTGGGATCGTGCGGAGTCGGTCGACACAGCGGTGATCCCCAAGCTGGGTGACCTCGGCTTCTTCGCGCTCACCCTCCCCGAGGAGTACGGCGGCGACGACGGCGACGCGCTCACGTACTGTGTCGCGATGGAGGAGCTCGGACGCGCAGACTCCGCCGTACGTGGGATCGTATCGGTCTCGAACGGCCTTGTGGGCAAGGTGATCGCCACTCGTGGCACCGACGAGCAGAAGGCGCGGTGGCTGCCGGGGATCGCATCGGGCCGCCGGCTCGGCTGCTTCGGACTCACTGAGCCCGACAACGGCTCGGACCCCGCGAACCTGCGTACGCGCGCGGTGCGTGCGGGCGACGAGTACGTGCTCAGCGGCACGAAGGTCTTCATCACCAACGGGACCTGGGCGGACGTGTGTCTCCTGTTCGCGCGTACGGATGACTCCGGAGCAAAAGGCATCTCGGCGTTCCTGGTGCCGACCGACAGCGCCGGCTTCGTCTCCCGTGAGATCAAGGGCAAGCTCGGCCTGCGGGGTCAGGCGACCGCCGAGCTGTCGCTCGATGGCGTACGTGTGCCCGTGAGTGCCCGGATCGGCAATGAGGGTGAGGGCTTCGCGATCGCGATGGCCTCCCTCGACAAGGGGCGGGTGAGCGTCGCGGCCGGGTGTGTCGGCATCCTGCAAGGCTGTCTCGACGCGGCAGTCGAGTACGCGAGGGAGCGCAGACAGTTCGGTCGCGCGATCGCGTCGTACCAGCTCGTCCAGGACCTGATCGCCGACATCTCGGTCGACACGGACGCCGCCCGACTGTTGACGTGGCGCGCTGCCACCCGCATCGATGCCGGCGAGCCGTTCGGAACGGCCGCCTCGAAGGCGAAGTACTTCGCGTCCGAGGCCGCCGTACGCGCGGCGAACAGCGCCATCCAGATCTTCGGCGGGTACGGCTACATCGACGAGTACCCGGTGCAGAAGTACATGCGCGATGCGCGCGTCATGACGCTCTACGAAGGCACGTCGCAGATCCAGAAACTGCTCATCGGCCGCGCCGAAACGGGCGTCAGCGCGTTCAGCTGACCATACGTGGGCCCATGGTAATCCGCAGGGCAAGGTCGGCGCCTACTCGTCTGCGGCCATCAACGCCAGGCTGAACAGCAGCCGCTCGCGGGGATCGGCGAGGTCGCGGCCGGTGAGCTCGGCGATCTGGCGCATCCGGTAGATCACCGTGTTGCGGTGGCAGTAGAGCTCCTCGGCGGCGTGCGTCGGCGATCCGTTGTGGGCAACGAGCGCGGCCAACGTCGCCAGCAGTACGTCCGCCTGCTGGCCCTGCTGACCACGCAGTGGGCCGATGGTGCGCTCGACGAGCAGGTTGGTCACATCCGGGGCGGAGGTCAGCAGCACCTCGGGCAGGCGATCGGTCACCGCGGCGACCGCCGGGCCGGTACGCGGGAGGGTCTCGACGGTCCCTGCCGCGAGCTGGTACGCGGTGCAGAACCCACCCAGCCCGTCGGGCGCCTCGGCAACGCCGGCGCGGCCGGTGGTGATCTGGTCGAGCAGAGCGACCAGGTCGGCGACGTTCGACTCACCCAGCTGCACCAGGCCGAAGTACAGGTCGCCGCGGACGTGCCAGTACGACATCAGGCCGGCCCGCTCGAGATGGTCCTCGGGCGCGCGCAGCGGAGCATCGAGCGATCCGTCGTAGTGCGCGACGACGCAGGCGACGGGTGCGTCTGTCGCGACGCCCAGCACCTCGCGTACCTCGGCGGCGAACTCCGGATCGCTTCCGCGGCCCTCGACGAGGGCGTCGAGCAGCCGCTGCTGACGCTGCAGGTCGCGGCGCTGCAGTCGCGCGGACTCGCGCCGGTACGAGTCGATCAGGGTCGCGTTCTGTACGTCGAGCGCCGACCAGGCGCGTTGGCCCGCCGTGAGCAGCACCTCGTCGTCGATGCCGATCGTCGGGTCGTGTCGCTGAGCGAGCAACGCCTCCCAGAGCACCCGGGTGCCGAGGGTGTACGCATTGAGCACGAGCTCCATCGGCACGCCCTGCTGGGCGCGGCGCCTACCGGTCTCCCGCCACACGTGGACGGCTCGCTCGTCCTCGTCGGCAATGCCGGCCATGGTGCGGATGCCGCGACGTACGTGCTCTCGGGTGCTCTGGCGGACATCGGCCTGTAGCTCGGGGACGTACTCGTACCACTGCTCGTCGCGTTCCATCAGGGTCAGGGTGATGTCGTCGGCGATCGCGTCGCAGCGATCGAGCAGCGACGCCCACGCGCGTCGTACCTGCGCCTGCAGGTCCTCGGCGTCGACGGCCGGCGTCCCACCCATGGCCGCAGCATTCACCATTTGCACAGCCCAGCCAAGGCCTCGGGCGAGATCAGGGCGATCTGCACCAGCAATTCTGTGCACTCCGCCCATGTCGCCGGCTGTGCGCAGTGACCAAAGTGTGCTGCGTCACGCCGCCAACGCTCGACCGCCGACGACGCCGGTCGTTTGCCGCGTCGCGTCACGGGGCGCCAGAGTCCGGCCGCCGCCCGAGGAGGGCCATGAGCGAGCATGAGAACACCGTCCCGCTGTTCTCGATGAGCGATGTGTCCGTGACCTTCGGGGGCATCCAGGCGTTGTCCGATGTCGCGTTGGACGTCGGTTCGCGGCAGGTGCTCGGCCTGATCGGGCCGAACGGTGCCGGCAAGACGACGCTGTTCAACGTCGCGTGCGGGTTCGTACGCCCGGACAGCGGGTCGCTGTATCTGCGGGGCAAGCGGGTCGAACGGCTGCGGCCGCACCAGCTCGCCGACCACCGGATCTCACGCACGCTGCAGGGACTCGGGCTCTTCGACCGGATGACGGTGCTCGAGAACGTCATGGTCGGTGCCGACCGCCATGCACAAACGGGCTTCCTGTCCGCACTGGCCGGAGTCGGTCATCGCGATGATGCGCGGCTCGTATCCCGATCGCGGGCGCTGCTCGAGGAGCTCGGCATCGAGGCGTACGCCGACCGGCTGCCGACCAGCCTGCCGTACCCGATCCGCAAGCGCGTCGCACTGGCCCGCGCGTTGGTCGCCGAGCCCGAGCTGTTGCTGCTGGATGAGCCGGCGAGCGGTCTGTCCCAGGAGGAGATGGCCGACCTCGGGACCCTCATCCGCGGACTCACCGACCGGATGTCGGTGATGCTCGTCGAGCACCACATGGACCTGGTGATGTCGGTCTGCGACGACGTCTGCGTACTCGACTTCGGCCGGGTCATCGCGCGCGGAGCACCGGACGACGTACGTCGCGACCCCGCCGTGCTGGCCGCGTACCTCGGCGACGAGGTCGAGCACCGAGCGACGGAGGTGGGCCGATGTTCGAGGTACGCGATCTGACGGCCGCGTACGGTCCCGTGACCGCACTCGACGGTGTCTCGTTCACGGCGCCGAAGGCGAAGGTGACCGCGGTGCTCGGTGCGAACGGCGCCGGCAAGACGACCTTGCTGCGCACTGTCTCCGGGCTCGTACGACCACAGCGTGGGCAGGTCGTGCTCGACGGCGACGACATCACCCGCGCGCCGGTCGAGACGATGTCATCGCGCGGCCTCGCACACGTACCCGAGGGGCGCGGCGTCATCGCCGAGCTGACGGTCGAGGAGAACCTCCGCCTCGGCGCGCTCGGTGGAGCAGACCGTACGCGGCGGGGCGACACCGAGCGGGTCTACGAGCTGTTCCCGGTGATCGGCGACCGGCGCAACGCGACGGCGCACGTGCTTTCCGGTGGGGAGCGGCAGATGCTGGTCATCGGGCGGGCCCTGATGGCCGCGCCGAAGGTGCTGCTCCTCGACGAGCCGTCGCTCGGCCTCGCACCGCGGATCGTCGCCCAGATCCTCGACCTGCTTCGCTCGCTCGTCGAGAGCGAGGGTCTGACCGTCGTGCTCGTCGAGCAGAACGCCCGAAGCGCCCTGTCCATCGCCGACCTCGGCGTCGTACTCAACCTCGGCACGGTGGTGGCCAACGACGACGCGGCCACCCTCGCCGACGACGTGCAGCTGCGTCACGCGTACCTCGGATTCTGAGCAGGAGACCGTATGCAGCAGTTCGTCAACACCGCACTCGGTGGTATCACTCTGGGCGCCGTGTACGCCGCCTTCGCCCTGGCGCTGAACCTGATCTGGCGATCGACGCGCATCGTCAACTTCGCGCAGGCGCCGATGGCCATGATCACCACGTACGTCGCGCTGGTGCTCATCGACGAGGGGTACTCGTACTGGGTGGGGTTCGCGGTCGCCCTGCTGTCCGGGCTGGTGCTCGGTGCGGTGGTCGAGCGAGTGGTTATCCGTCCGGTCGAGGGCAAGCCGGACATCAACGCGATCATCCTGACGCTGGGACTGTTCGTGGTGCTGCACTCGGCGGCAGCGATCGTCTTCGGCTCGCGCTTCCAGTCGTTCCCGGCGCCGTTCGGGCTGCGGGGCATCGAGGTCGGCGGTACGTCGATCGCGCTGACACCGTTCGGGGTGTTTACCGTGGTCGCGGTGGCGACCGTGATGGTCCTGCTGGTGTTGCTCTTCAGGTATACCGACCTCGGGCTCAAGATGCGGGCGTCGGCGTTCGGCCCGGAGGTCGCCCGCCTCCTCGGTGTCCGAGTCGGCAGGATGCTCACGCTCGGGTGGGCGCTCGCCGCGCTCGTCGGGTCGTTGTCCGGTCTGCTCATCGCGGGCGGGAGCCTCGTGCACCCCGCGTACATGGACTCCGTCGTCGTATACGGGTTCGTCGCCGCAGTGCTCGGTGGTCTGGACAGCCCGGTGGGCTCGGTGGTCGGCGGAGTGCTACTGGGCCTGTCGTTGAGCTTCGTCAGCGGGTACGTCGGCTCGGAGCTCGTGCCGCTGTCCGCGCTCGCGATCCTGATGGTCGTGCTGCTCCTACGACCGGGCGGGCTGTTCTCGCACGTCGCCGAGCGGAGGGTCTGAAATGATCCGCCGGTTCACCCGCGTGCCGCTCGTCCGGCACCTGCTGCTCGCCCTCGTCGGACTGGCCGCCGTCGTCGTGGTGCTCGAGTCGACCAGTCCGTTTCGCAATGCACAGCTGGCGAATGTCGCGTACCTCGGCATCGCGGCCGGAGGGCTGACCGTGCTGACCGGGCTGAACGGTCAACTCTCGTTGGGACATGGCGCGTTCATGGCCATCGGGGCGTACACCACCGCGCTGCTGCTGCAGGACGCCGACCCGGCTCTGCCGCTCGTCGGCGTCCTCGCCGTCGCGACCGTCGTCGCTCTCGTGTGCGGGGTCGTCGTCGGAGTGCCCGCGGCGCGTCTGCACGGCCCGTACATTGCCGGTGCCACCTTGGCGTTGGCGATCGCGATTCCCAGCACCGCGTTGTTCTTCGACGATCTGGGCGGTGAGCAGGGACTCAACGTGCTCGTGCCCGACCTGCCGACATGGATTCTCGACGCGGCGTACTTCGTCACCGGCAACGAGATGGACCGCACCCGCTCCATCGCCTACATCGGGTGGGTCTGCCTGATCGTGACGTACGTACTGCTCGCAAACCTGCAACGCAGCCGCGTCGGGCGTACGTGGCGGGCGGTACGCGACGACGATGTCGCCGCCGAGATCGCCGGGATCCACCTGGGGCGCGCACGGGTGCTCGCCTTCGTCGTGAGCGCAGGGTGTGCCGGCCTTGCCGGCTCGGTGATGGCGATGGCCGTCCGGATCACCGCCCCGAGCGGGTTCACTCTCAACCTGTCGTTGCTGCTGCTCAGCGCGGTCGTGCTCGGCGGTCTCGGCAGCCTCGCCGGCGCGCTCATCGGCTCTGCACTGCTGACCTTCCTGCCGCAGGTCGTCACGGACGTGGGCGTCGACGCCGGACTCACCGACGTACAGGCCGCACAGCTGTCACCGCTCGTCTATGGCCTCGTCACGATGGCCGTCATCCTGCTCGCGCCCGCAGGTCTCGTCGGTAGCCTGCGCGGGCTGTTGCAGCGACGGCGCCTCGCCAGTGCGGGGAACTGACCTCACCGACCCCATCGCGGCGTACGCCGCCGCAACCAACAGGAGGCACCATGAGATCGACAACAGTGCGGGTCGCCGGCGCGCTGACCGCCGCGGCGCTGCTGGCCGCATGCGGCGCCGGCGAGAGCCGCGATGATGACGACAGCGGGGGTGGGTCCGCCGTCGGGATCACCGATGACTCGATCAAGATCGGCGCGCACTTCCCGCTCACGGGAGTCGCGGCTCCGGGCTACAGCGAGATCCCCTCAGGTCACCAGGCGTACTACGACTACGTGAACGCGAACGGTGGCGTGAACGGGCGCAAGATCGAGTTCGTCGTCAAGGACGACGCGTACGACCCCACGAAGACCAGCAGTGTGACGAACGAGCTCGTGCTCGAGGACGAGATCTTCGGAATGGTGTCGGGGCTCGGCACACCGACCCACAGCGCGGTCGTCGACTTCCTCAACTCCGAGGAGGTGCCCGACCTGTTCGTCTCCAGTGGCTCGCTGATGTGGGGCGACGACCCCGAGGCGAGGCCGTGGACGTTCGGCTGGCAGCCCGACTACGAGATCGAGGGCAAGATCATCGGTCAGTGGGTCAAGGAGAACATGCCCGATGCCAAGGTGGGCTTGTTCCTGCAGGACGACGACTTCGGCGAGGACGGCGAGGCCGGCGTACGTCAGTACATCGACGACCAGATCGTCGACGTGCAGAGGTACACGCCGGGCAACACCGACGTCGGCCCGCAGATCGCCGCGCTCCAGGCCTCGAAGGTGGATCTGGTGCTCGGCTTCAACGTGCCCTCGTACACGGCGCTCAGCCAGCTCGTGGCGATGAAGCTGAACTTCACGCCGAAGTGGTTCTACAGCAATGTCGGCTCGGACCCTGCGCTCGTCGGATCGTTGCTCGCCAGGTTCTCGGAGGGCTCGGTCAAGGACGATGCGAGCCTGCTCGATGGCGTACTCAGCACCGAGTACATTCCCGGCGTCGATGCCCCCGACGATCCGTGGATGAAGCTCTGGCAACAGGTCTGGGACGAGTACGGCGAGGGCGGCAAGCTGACGAACTATCGCGTCTACGGGATGTCGGAGGCTTACACGTTCGTGCAGGCCCTGCAGGCCGCGGGCGATGACCCGACCCGCGAGAGCGTCGTCGAGGCGCTCGAGCAGGTCGGTGGCGACTTCGAGGGGCCAGGCATGGCGCCGTTCCGGTACTCCGAGGACAGCCACCTCGGGATCTCCGGCATGTCGGTCGTCGAGCTCAAGGGTGGGAAGGCGGACCCGCTCACGCCGGTCCTGGTCACCGACATCGGAGACGCCGAGATCACCGAGGACGACTCGGCCGCCGGCGACGTGCCGCCGGACAACGGCATCCCTGACGAAGAGCCCGCTTCCTGACCGTTTCGTCGAGGGAGGAAGGAACGATGACGACACTCTCGCTCGCGTCCGTGCTGGCCGAACCGGCACGGCGTACGCCCGACCGAACGGCCCTCGTGGAGGGTGGGCTCCGGCTCGACTACGCGACCCTGTGGGAGGACGCGCGTCGGTGCGCGGCCGCGCTTGCCGAGCGCGGCGTGCAGGCTGGAAGCCGGGTGGCGCTGCTCGCCCCGAACGTCGCCGACTTCGTACGCGCGTACTACGGGATCATCGCGGCCGGCGGAGTTGTCGTTCCCGTTCCGACGTTGCTGAACTCGGACGAGGCGGCATACATCCTGGGCCACGCGGGTGCGGGCATCGTGCTGCACGACGCGTCATTCGCCTCCGTCGCCACAGCGGCGGCGGAGGCGGTCGGCATCGAAGCCGTTGCCGTCGAGGGTCTCGGCGCTGGTCGTGACCCCGTTGCTGCGCCAACGGCTCGTGATGCCGACGACACTGCGGTGATCTTCTACACCAGCGGTACGACCGGGCGGCCGAAAGGCGCGCGGCTGACGCACCTGAACCTCGTACTCAATGCGACCACGAACGCGTTCGACGCGAACTCGTTCACGCGAGACGACGTGGTGATGGGGTGCCTCCCGCTGTTCCATACGTTCGGGCAGTCGGTCGCGATGAACTCGACGTTCCGTGCGGGCGCAACGCTCGTCCTGCAGGCGCGCTTCGACGCGGCGGCCGCGCTCGAGCTGATGGTGCGCGAGCGGGCGTCCCTGTTCTTCGGTGTACCGACGATGTACGTCCAGCTGCTGCAGGCGGCCGGTGGTGCGGATCGCCTTCCGGAGCTGCGGGATTGCGTTTCAGGTGGGGCGTCGTTGCCGGTCGCCGTCCTCGAGGAGTTCGAGAAGACCTTCGGTACAACGGTCTTCGAGGGGTATGGCCTTTCGGAGACGTCGCCGACGGCGACGGTCAACCAACGATGCTTCGGTACTCGCGCGGGCACCGTCGGTCACCCCCTGTGGGGCATCGACGTCGAGGTGGCTGACGAGGCGAGCGAGGATCGGATCGTGTTGTTGGCGACGGGCGAGCTCGGCGAGGTCGTGGTGCGCGGACACAACGTCTTCGCCGGATACCTCGATGACCCCGCGGCCACTGCGCAGGCGATGGTCGACGGCTGGTTCCGTACCGGAGACATCGGCCGCAAGGACGCCGACGGGTTCATCTCGATCGTCGACCGGAAGAAGGACCTCATCATCCGGGGTGGGTTCAACGTTTATCCGCGTGAGGTCGAAGAGGTTCTCGTCAGGCATCCCGCGGTCGGACAGGTCGCCGTCATCGGGCTCCCGGACCCGGAGAAGGGAGAGGAGGTGTGTGCCGTCGTCGTACCCGCCGATGAATCGAGCGTCGATCCCGACGAGGTGCGTACGTGGGCGCGCGAGCGTCTCGGCCGACACAAGTACCCGCGGACCGTCGAGGTGGTCGAGGAGCTTCCCCTGGGGCCGAGCCACAAGGTGCTTAAGCGCGAGCTGCGTCGTACGCTCACCGCCGCACTCCGCAACGGTTGACGGCGAGGTTGCGCACCCGTTCGGGGTCACGCCCTCCGGTCGTGACCCCGAACAACTGCGGGTCAGGTCACCGGCCGATCAGGCCGGTAACGGGGTTGCTACTTGTGGTTGGTGCGCAGGACACCACACGCGACGGGATCAGTCGCTTCGGTCGGGAGCTTCGGATCGAGATCGCTCTTGCCCGCCTTGAAGTCGTACTTGCGGTTGTGGTTGTAGTCGATCCCGTGGACCACCAGGACGCTGTTGCCGTTCCGGACGCCGCGGGCGACCGCCTTGCTGGTGCGCAGTGTGCGGCTGTAGTGGATCTTGCCGCGCGGCGCGGTCGGGAACCGCTTGACGGCCAATGCGCTCTTCGGCCCGGTCGCGCCACTCTTGGTCAGCGAGACCCGTACGTTGCCGTACGCGCCGGTGCCTTCGGTCGTGTTGAGCCGGTGGTCGGCGTTCTTGTCGTCACGCACCGTCGGGCACGTGTGCCGCGCCTTCTTGGCGAAGTGAAGATGCATCGCATGCGGCATCTTACGCAGCAGCCCGTGAGCATTGACGCTGACGGTCAGCCTTCGGTTGTGGACCTTGACCCTGGCCGTGCCTCGTACGCCCGAGTTGTTGATCGGCGCGAGATGGGTACGAGTCTTCTTCGCGCCAACCGCACCGGGCGCGCCCGACGAACCGTCGCCGTCGGTTGCCGACGCGGAGCCGGTGCTCGCGAGCAAGCCGCCCACGAGCACCCCCGACGCAAGCACAGACACGACTCCTACTGAAGCCTTTGCTCTGGTGAGCCTCATGTACATGACCTCCACTCAGACT harbors:
- a CDS encoding acyl-CoA dehydrogenase family protein → MDLSLTEEQQSFRRLAREFLDKEVVPHRAAWDRAESVDTAVIPKLGDLGFFALTLPEEYGGDDGDALTYCVAMEELGRADSAVRGIVSVSNGLVGKVIATRGTDEQKARWLPGIASGRRLGCFGLTEPDNGSDPANLRTRAVRAGDEYVLSGTKVFITNGTWADVCLLFARTDDSGAKGISAFLVPTDSAGFVSREIKGKLGLRGQATAELSLDGVRVPVSARIGNEGEGFAIAMASLDKGRVSVAAGCVGILQGCLDAAVEYARERRQFGRAIASYQLVQDLIADISVDTDAARLLTWRAATRIDAGEPFGTAASKAKYFASEAAVRAANSAIQIFGGYGYIDEYPVQKYMRDARVMTLYEGTSQIQKLLIGRAETGVSAFS
- a CDS encoding PucR family transcriptional regulator, giving the protein MGGTPAVDAEDLQAQVRRAWASLLDRCDAIADDITLTLMERDEQWYEYVPELQADVRQSTREHVRRGIRTMAGIADEDERAVHVWRETGRRRAQQGVPMELVLNAYTLGTRVLWEALLAQRHDPTIGIDDEVLLTAGQRAWSALDVQNATLIDSYRRESARLQRRDLQRQQRLLDALVEGRGSDPEFAAEVREVLGVATDAPVACVVAHYDGSLDAPLRAPEDHLERAGLMSYWHVRGDLYFGLVQLGESNVADLVALLDQITTGRAGVAEAPDGLGGFCTAYQLAAGTVETLPRTGPAVAAVTDRLPEVLLTSAPDVTNLLVERTIGPLRGQQGQQADVLLATLAALVAHNGSPTHAAEELYCHRNTVIYRMRQIAELTGRDLADPRERLLFSLALMAADE
- a CDS encoding ABC transporter ATP-binding protein, producing the protein MSEHENTVPLFSMSDVSVTFGGIQALSDVALDVGSRQVLGLIGPNGAGKTTLFNVACGFVRPDSGSLYLRGKRVERLRPHQLADHRISRTLQGLGLFDRMTVLENVMVGADRHAQTGFLSALAGVGHRDDARLVSRSRALLEELGIEAYADRLPTSLPYPIRKRVALARALVAEPELLLLDEPASGLSQEEMADLGTLIRGLTDRMSVMLVEHHMDLVMSVCDDVCVLDFGRVIARGAPDDVRRDPAVLAAYLGDEVEHRATEVGRCSRYAI
- a CDS encoding ABC transporter ATP-binding protein, whose product is MFEVRDLTAAYGPVTALDGVSFTAPKAKVTAVLGANGAGKTTLLRTVSGLVRPQRGQVVLDGDDITRAPVETMSSRGLAHVPEGRGVIAELTVEENLRLGALGGADRTRRGDTERVYELFPVIGDRRNATAHVLSGGERQMLVIGRALMAAPKVLLLDEPSLGLAPRIVAQILDLLRSLVESEGLTVVLVEQNARSALSIADLGVVLNLGTVVANDDAATLADDVQLRHAYLGF
- a CDS encoding branched-chain amino acid ABC transporter permease, with amino-acid sequence MQQFVNTALGGITLGAVYAAFALALNLIWRSTRIVNFAQAPMAMITTYVALVLIDEGYSYWVGFAVALLSGLVLGAVVERVVIRPVEGKPDINAIILTLGLFVVLHSAAAIVFGSRFQSFPAPFGLRGIEVGGTSIALTPFGVFTVVAVATVMVLLVLLFRYTDLGLKMRASAFGPEVARLLGVRVGRMLTLGWALAALVGSLSGLLIAGGSLVHPAYMDSVVVYGFVAAVLGGLDSPVGSVVGGVLLGLSLSFVSGYVGSELVPLSALAILMVVLLLRPGGLFSHVAERRV
- a CDS encoding branched-chain amino acid ABC transporter permease, coding for MIRRFTRVPLVRHLLLALVGLAAVVVVLESTSPFRNAQLANVAYLGIAAGGLTVLTGLNGQLSLGHGAFMAIGAYTTALLLQDADPALPLVGVLAVATVVALVCGVVVGVPAARLHGPYIAGATLALAIAIPSTALFFDDLGGEQGLNVLVPDLPTWILDAAYFVTGNEMDRTRSIAYIGWVCLIVTYVLLANLQRSRVGRTWRAVRDDDVAAEIAGIHLGRARVLAFVVSAGCAGLAGSVMAMAVRITAPSGFTLNLSLLLLSAVVLGGLGSLAGALIGSALLTFLPQVVTDVGVDAGLTDVQAAQLSPLVYGLVTMAVILLAPAGLVGSLRGLLQRRRLASAGN
- a CDS encoding ABC transporter substrate-binding protein translates to MRSTTVRVAGALTAAALLAACGAGESRDDDDSGGGSAVGITDDSIKIGAHFPLTGVAAPGYSEIPSGHQAYYDYVNANGGVNGRKIEFVVKDDAYDPTKTSSVTNELVLEDEIFGMVSGLGTPTHSAVVDFLNSEEVPDLFVSSGSLMWGDDPEARPWTFGWQPDYEIEGKIIGQWVKENMPDAKVGLFLQDDDFGEDGEAGVRQYIDDQIVDVQRYTPGNTDVGPQIAALQASKVDLVLGFNVPSYTALSQLVAMKLNFTPKWFYSNVGSDPALVGSLLARFSEGSVKDDASLLDGVLSTEYIPGVDAPDDPWMKLWQQVWDEYGEGGKLTNYRVYGMSEAYTFVQALQAAGDDPTRESVVEALEQVGGDFEGPGMAPFRYSEDSHLGISGMSVVELKGGKADPLTPVLVTDIGDAEITEDDSAAGDVPPDNGIPDEEPAS
- a CDS encoding long-chain-fatty-acid--CoA ligase, which encodes MTTLSLASVLAEPARRTPDRTALVEGGLRLDYATLWEDARRCAAALAERGVQAGSRVALLAPNVADFVRAYYGIIAAGGVVVPVPTLLNSDEAAYILGHAGAGIVLHDASFASVATAAAEAVGIEAVAVEGLGAGRDPVAAPTARDADDTAVIFYTSGTTGRPKGARLTHLNLVLNATTNAFDANSFTRDDVVMGCLPLFHTFGQSVAMNSTFRAGATLVLQARFDAAAALELMVRERASLFFGVPTMYVQLLQAAGGADRLPELRDCVSGGASLPVAVLEEFEKTFGTTVFEGYGLSETSPTATVNQRCFGTRAGTVGHPLWGIDVEVADEASEDRIVLLATGELGEVVVRGHNVFAGYLDDPAATAQAMVDGWFRTGDIGRKDADGFISIVDRKKDLIIRGGFNVYPREVEEVLVRHPAVGQVAVIGLPDPEKGEEVCAVVVPADESSVDPDEVRTWARERLGRHKYPRTVEVVEELPLGPSHKVLKRELRRTLTAALRNG